The Miscanthus floridulus cultivar M001 chromosome 17, ASM1932011v1, whole genome shotgun sequence genome has a window encoding:
- the LOC136517567 gene encoding glutathione S-transferase 1-like translates to MAPMKLYGATVSWNVTRCVVALEEAGAEYQIVPIDFATAEHKSPDHLARNPFGQVPAFQDGDLHLWESRAICKYVARKHKPDLLREGNLKESAMMEVCLEVEANQYTAALNPILYQCLVSPMFGGTTDQKVVEENLEKLKKVLEVYEARLAKHKYLAGDFLSLADLNHVSVTLCLLATPHASVFDAYPHVKAWWDGLMARPSVQKVAALMKPSA, encoded by the exons ATGGCTCCGATGAAGCTGTACGGTGCGACGGTGTCGTGGAACGTGACTCGGTGCGTGGTGGCGCTGGAGGAGGCCGGCGCCGAGTACCAGATCGTACCCATCGATTTCGCCACCGCCGAGCACAAGAGCCCTGACCACCTTGCCCGCAAC CCGTTCGGTCAAGTTCCAGCTTTCCAAGATGGCGATCTCCACCTATGGG AATCGCGTGCAATTTGCAAGTACGTTGCCCGCAAGCACAAGCCTGACCTGCTGAGGGAAGGCAACCTCAAGGAGTCAGCAATGATGGAAGTGTGTCTGGAGGTGGAGGCCAACCAGTACACCGCTGCACTGAACCCTATACTGTACCAGTGCCTCGTCAGCCCTATGTTCGGGGGCACCACTGACCAGAAGGTGGTGGAGGAGAAcctggagaagctgaagaaggtgCTGGAGGTGTACGAGGCGCGCCTGGCCAAGCACAAGTACCTCGCCGGAGACTTCCTCAGCCTCGCCGACCTCAACCACGTCTCCGTCACGCTTTGCCTGCTCGCGACGCCCCATGCTTCTGTGTTCGACGCGTACCCGCACGTCAAGGCATGGTGGGATGGCCTCATGGCAAGGCCGTCTGTCCAGAAGGTCGCCGCGCTCATGAAGCCGTCCGCTTGA